The Methanoculleus taiwanensis nucleotide sequence GATCGCTGCGGCAATCTCAATCACGACTGCCGCCCGGGGCAGGATCTGTGCGGGCAGCACGCCGATGCTCCGTGACCCGGAGATCCCTGTCTGCAAGGCCGTCGGCGAAGAGCAGATCCGGCCCGGAGATGACCATCGCCAACCGGATGCAACCCCCTTCACATCCTTGAGCGGTTTTCCGGATTCAGCGCTCCTTCAGGGCACCTCCCAGCACCCCTCCCAGGTAGCCGACGAAGCCGAGGAGCGGGAAGAGCATCAGCGTGATGAAGAGCGTCGATCCGAGGAAGCGAAGAAGGACGAGGTCGCTTGGAGCGGCTTCCATGCCCAGCACCGTGAGGTACACCGCCAGGACGAGTGCATCTAAGAGGCCGGTGTAGACGCCTGCTTTTCCTCCGGTCTTCTTTCCTCCCGCGGCGATCCAGCCCGCGACAATACCCCCGACAAACGCACCGCCGATCGCTATCAGGACATTGATGATGAGTGCGGCAACAAGCCCGATAAGCACCCCGACCCAGAAGGTCCGTGGATCCCCTTTTGGCATCTATCGTATCTCCCGGTTCTCCACGCGGGTCTGGCTGGATGCCGCTATGAGAACCGAATCTGAATATTCGCAATGAGATATAAAAGTGCGGTTATAATTGTTGCGGCCGGCGGGTATGGGATCCGGAGAGACGGGCGTGCCCGTCTGCATGGAGGCCGGATCGCTGTACCGGCAGTTCCCGGGTATCGTAACGGATCTTCGCTCATGGAGAGAAGAGAAGCCCCGGCGTTCCGTTATCCCGGACACCGCTTTCTCTGGTACCCACCGGATCTCTCTCCACCTCTCCTGCTGTACATCGGTCTTCACGCCGGCCGGCCGCTGGCTCCATCTGTTCCTTGGCTCCGGGTTCCTGCCCGCCCCTCACTGCTGTGTGCAGTTCAGCTCTGCAGTGAGGTTCCGCCGGGCGTCCCGGACGGCCTGCATCTCCGGGCGGACGGTCTGAATGGCTTCGACGACGCTTGCATCGTCGGGAAGACTCTGCACGGTCCGGTCGAGGTTATCGTACGCCGCGTTGAGCTCGTCGACCCGGACGCCACCGAGCTCGGAAGCAGAGTTCCTGACGGCCTCCATGGCGGATGCGACCTCATCTCGTGCGTCCCGAATATCTCCCACCGAAGAGGTTGCATTGAGGTCCTGCATGTTCTGAAGTGCTACTCCGAGTGTTTCAAGATCCTGGCAGAGCTGTGCCTCCGCCTCTTCCTCGGTCGGCTGGGTGCACCCTGCAGCGGCACAGACCAGAATGAGGATTCCAGCGATGAAAAATATCCACGTTTTCATACCTATCTCCCGAGCAGAATGGCTATTACTGCCCGGAGGCGGATAATGGTGACTATTATATAAAAGTATCTGAATGCCTGTTTTTCGGTGTTCCACCCATCGGGCGAGGGGCGTGCCCGTCTCCTCACGGACGGGAAGCGCCCCCTCCGGAGGAGCGGATACAAAGGGAGATAAAGCCCTTTCCTATCACCCCGGCATCCGGAACGCGAGGATGATCGCCGCGATGCCGCCGATGATGGCGAGTCCCGCAAAGAGCAGTATCAGGCCGGCGGCGGCGATGAGCGGGTATGCTATCAGGAGCAGCCCGAAGATGATGCTTATGATGCCGAGAATCCCGGTTCCCAGCCCGCCGCCGGAGAAACCCTGTATCAGGTAGACTGCCCCGATGATCAGCCCCTCAACCCCGATGAATATGGCAAGGATGGTCGGGATGAGGATTGCGCTGTAGAGGGGATAGGCGAGCACGAGAACTCCTGCAAGGATACCAAGGATACCGATCAGGAGTTTCCAGCCCCGTCCGGTCGTATCCGTAAAGAGGCTGATGAGCACGACGATACCGTTGAATAACCAGTAGATGCCGAGGAATGTGATGAGCAACGTCAACGTCTGCATGGGGTAGACGAAGAAGAGAATGCCGAAGAGGAGCGCAATGATGCCGAGCAGCAGCACGAGCCAGCGGGGCGGCGTAGCAACGGCGCCT carries:
- a CDS encoding DUF5518 domain-containing protein produces the protein MPKGDPRTFWVGVLIGLVAALIINVLIAIGGAFVGGIVAGWIAAGGKKTGGKAGVYTGLLDALVLAVYLTVLGMEAAPSDLVLLRFLGSTLFITLMLFPLLGFVGYLGGVLGGALKER
- a CDS encoding HdeD family acid-resistance protein yields the protein MANVKFSAGSPGAGAVATPPRWLVLLLGIIALLFGILFFVYPMQTLTLLITFLGIYWLFNGIVVLISLFTDTTGRGWKLLIGILGILAGVLVLAYPLYSAILIPTILAIFIGVEGLIIGAVYLIQGFSGGGLGTGILGIISIIFGLLLIAYPLIAAAGLILLFAGLAIIGGIAAIILAFRMPG